One Candidatus Binatia bacterium genomic region harbors:
- the purB gene encoding adenylosuccinate lyase has product MEFSSLTAISPVDGRYANKVEGLRRLVSEFGLIRHRVEVEVRWLEALAAHPGIPEVPRFGEAEKQILEPLIRDFGLEQASRVKEIESTTNHDVKAVEYFLKEEINGVPELDAVSEFIHFACTSEDINNLSYGLMLLRARDEILMPAMDEVIGDLRRLAEEHADRPMLSRTHGQPATPTTVGKEFANVVARLQRQREQVAAVELLGKINGAVGNYNAHLIAYPEVDWEALAKNLVESLGLVWNPFTTQIEPHDCIAELFDAVRRFNIILLDLDRDLWSYISIGYFKQRTVAGEVGSSTMPHKVNPIDFENSEGNLGIANALLGHLAEKLPLSRWQRDLTDSTVLRNLGTGLAHSLIAYGATRKGLAKLEADDARLAADLDRSWEVLAEPIQTVMRRYGVDQPYEKLKALTRGKAIDAATLAEFIDGLDVPEEAKVELRQLTPATYLGNAREQARRL; this is encoded by the coding sequence GTGGAATTCTCGAGCCTGACAGCAATTTCCCCGGTCGACGGCCGGTACGCCAACAAGGTCGAGGGGCTTCGGCGCCTCGTTAGCGAGTTCGGTCTCATTCGCCATCGGGTGGAGGTCGAAGTGCGCTGGCTGGAGGCTCTCGCGGCCCATCCCGGCATACCCGAGGTCCCGCGCTTTGGTGAGGCCGAGAAGCAAATTCTCGAGCCGCTGATTCGCGATTTTGGCCTGGAACAAGCGTCTCGGGTGAAGGAGATCGAATCGACGACCAACCACGATGTCAAGGCTGTCGAATATTTCCTCAAGGAGGAAATCAACGGCGTCCCGGAACTCGATGCTGTTTCGGAGTTCATTCATTTCGCGTGCACATCAGAAGATATCAACAACCTTTCGTACGGACTGATGTTGCTCCGTGCTCGGGATGAGATCCTGATGCCGGCGATGGACGAGGTGATTGGTGACCTTCGACGTCTGGCAGAGGAGCATGCTGATCGTCCGATGCTCTCGCGCACCCATGGTCAACCCGCGACGCCGACGACGGTGGGCAAGGAGTTTGCCAATGTGGTTGCCCGACTGCAGCGCCAGAGAGAACAAGTCGCCGCAGTCGAATTGCTTGGTAAAATCAACGGGGCGGTTGGCAATTATAATGCGCATTTGATCGCCTACCCGGAAGTGGACTGGGAGGCTCTGGCGAAAAATTTGGTGGAGTCGCTCGGTTTGGTCTGGAATCCCTTCACGACGCAGATCGAACCCCATGATTGTATTGCGGAGCTTTTCGATGCCGTGCGCCGATTCAATATTATCCTGCTCGACCTTGATCGGGATCTGTGGAGCTATATTTCGATAGGCTATTTCAAACAGAGAACGGTTGCGGGGGAGGTCGGCTCATCGACGATGCCCCATAAGGTCAACCCGATCGATTTTGAGAACTCCGAAGGGAACCTCGGGATTGCAAACGCGTTGCTGGGGCATCTCGCCGAAAAGCTGCCGCTATCGCGTTGGCAACGTGATTTGACCGACTCGACGGTTTTGCGGAATCTGGGGACGGGTCTTGCACATTCGCTCATCGCCTATGGGGCGACCCGCAAGGGACTCGCCAAACTCGAAGCTGACGATGCTCGATTGGCGGCAGATCTGGACCGCAGCTGGGAGGTTCTCGCGGAGCCTATCCAGACCGTGATGCGGCGCTATGGTGTTGACCAGCCGTACGAGAAGCTGAAGGCGCTCACGCGGGGCAAGGCCATTGACGCGGCGACTTTGGCCGAGTTTATCGACGGCCTCGACGTTCCGGAAGAAGCGAAGGTGGAACTGCGCCAGCTCACACCGGCGACGTATTTGGGAAATGCTCGCGAGCAGGCGCGGCGACTCTAG